One Streptomyces sp. NBC_00223 genomic window carries:
- a CDS encoding NCS2 family permease gives MPSSAPAPVDAREPTGRPPVSGLDRYFRISARGSSIPREIRGGFATFFAMAYIVVLNPIILGSAADKFGHHLQGGQLVTATVITAAFTTLLMGVVGNVPIALAAGLGVNSVVALQLAPRMSWPDAMGMVVLAGLAIMLLVATGLRERVMSAVPLGLRKGIAIGIGLFILLIGLVDSGFVSRIPDAAHTTVPLQLGGDGHLNGWPVLIFILGTLLTLALIVRKVPGAILISIVAMTVLAVIVDAIADIPAAKWGLTVPEWPGNPVSTPDFGLIGKVSLFGGFREVGVLTGILFVFTVLLSCFFDAMGTILGVSDEAGLLDEKGDLPGMSKVLMIDGIATAAGGGASASANTCFVESTAGVGEGARTGLASVVTGLLFVLALFLTPLATMVPAQAATPALVTVGFLILAGSIREIDWNDFTIAIPAFLTMLLMPFTYSITNGIGIGFLSFCVLRVAAGRWREVPVALYAVAAVFAFYYLMPALGLL, from the coding sequence ATGCCCAGCTCGGCCCCCGCTCCGGTCGACGCGCGCGAGCCCACCGGCCGCCCGCCCGTCTCCGGTCTGGACCGCTACTTCCGCATCTCCGCACGTGGCTCCTCGATCCCCCGGGAGATCCGCGGCGGCTTCGCCACCTTCTTCGCGATGGCGTACATCGTCGTGCTCAACCCGATCATCCTCGGGTCGGCGGCGGACAAATTCGGTCATCACCTCCAGGGCGGGCAGCTGGTCACGGCCACCGTGATCACCGCCGCCTTCACCACCCTGCTGATGGGCGTCGTCGGCAATGTGCCGATCGCGCTCGCCGCCGGGCTCGGCGTCAACTCGGTGGTCGCCCTCCAGCTCGCCCCCAGGATGAGCTGGCCGGACGCGATGGGCATGGTGGTGCTGGCCGGTCTCGCGATCATGCTCCTGGTCGCCACCGGGCTGCGGGAGCGGGTGATGAGCGCGGTGCCGCTCGGGCTGCGCAAGGGCATCGCGATCGGCATCGGTCTGTTCATCCTGCTGATCGGCCTGGTGGACTCCGGCTTCGTCAGCCGTATCCCGGACGCCGCGCACACCACCGTGCCGCTCCAGCTCGGCGGCGACGGTCACCTCAACGGCTGGCCGGTGCTGATCTTCATCCTCGGCACCCTGCTGACCCTGGCGCTGATCGTGCGCAAGGTGCCCGGCGCGATCCTGATCTCGATCGTCGCCATGACGGTGCTTGCGGTCATAGTCGACGCGATCGCCGACATCCCGGCCGCGAAGTGGGGCCTGACCGTGCCCGAGTGGCCCGGCAACCCGGTCTCGACGCCCGACTTCGGCCTGATCGGCAAGGTCAGCCTCTTCGGCGGCTTCCGCGAGGTCGGGGTGCTCACCGGCATCCTCTTCGTCTTCACGGTGCTGCTCTCGTGCTTCTTCGACGCCATGGGCACGATCCTCGGTGTGAGCGACGAGGCCGGACTGCTGGACGAGAAGGGCGACCTGCCCGGCATGAGCAAGGTGCTGATGATCGACGGCATCGCCACCGCGGCCGGCGGCGGCGCCTCCGCGTCCGCGAACACCTGCTTCGTGGAGTCCACGGCAGGTGTCGGCGAGGGGGCGCGGACCGGTCTGGCCAGTGTGGTCACCGGGCTGCTGTTCGTCCTGGCGCTCTTCCTCACCCCGCTGGCGACCATGGTCCCCGCACAGGCGGCCACGCCCGCGCTGGTCACCGTGGGCTTCCTGATCCTGGCCGGGTCGATCCGGGAGATCGACTGGAACGACTTCACCATCGCCATTCCGGCCTTCCTGACCATGCTGCTGATGCCGTTCACCTACTCCATCACCAACGGCATCGGCATCGGCTTCCTCAGCTTCTGTGTCCTGCGGGTCGCCGCGGGCCGGTGGCGCGAGGTGCCGGTGGCGCTGTACGCGGTCGCCGCGGTCTTCGCCTTCTACTACCTGATGCCGGCGCTCGGCCTGCTCTGA
- a CDS encoding MarR family winged helix-turn-helix transcriptional regulator: MRLSRRLRSQRVDESLSPTEMSVLGTLARCGPSTPGELARKEHVQPPSMTRIVAMLEAKALVRRDPHPDDRRQVVVSRTEQAEAMLAESRNRRNAWLAELAEGLDEEERAILRQAAPVLEKLAHL; this comes from the coding sequence ATGCGGCTCTCGCGCCGGCTCCGCAGCCAGCGTGTCGACGAATCGCTCAGCCCGACCGAGATGTCGGTGCTGGGCACCCTGGCCCGCTGCGGGCCGTCGACCCCGGGGGAGCTGGCCCGCAAGGAACACGTACAGCCCCCGTCGATGACCCGCATCGTGGCGATGCTGGAGGCCAAGGCGCTGGTCCGCAGGGACCCGCACCCCGACGACCGCCGCCAGGTCGTGGTGAGCCGCACCGAGCAGGCCGAGGCCATGCTCGCCGAGAGCCGCAACCGGCGGAACGCCTGGCTGGCCGAGCTGGCCGAGGGCCTCGACGAAGAGGAGCGGGCCATCCTGCGCCAGGCCGCTCCCGTCCTGGAGAAGCTCGCACACCTGTGA
- a CDS encoding DUF2530 domain-containing protein — protein MGAMSKQRSPLREAPEALEANDVATVTVGTIIWFALFVVQLPFYGWYSDHGHTWWIWTCLAGAGLGLIGLWYVRARRDAIARARAARDSDGTSRGPAAE, from the coding sequence ATGGGGGCCATGAGCAAGCAGCGGAGTCCCCTGCGCGAGGCCCCCGAGGCGCTGGAGGCCAATGACGTCGCCACCGTCACGGTCGGCACGATCATCTGGTTCGCGCTCTTCGTGGTGCAGCTCCCGTTCTACGGCTGGTACTCCGACCACGGCCACACCTGGTGGATCTGGACCTGCCTGGCCGGGGCCGGCCTCGGTCTGATCGGCCTGTGGTACGTACGCGCCCGCCGCGACGCCATCGCCCGGGCACGTGCCGCGCGGGACTCCGACGGGACGTCCCGGGGCCCGGCCGCCGAGTAG